The following proteins are encoded in a genomic region of Helicobacter macacae MIT 99-5501:
- a CDS encoding transaldolase family protein: MSSKELKDFSLWCDFVEREFLECEFGRLLEQGKFVGATSNPSIFASAIGTSGAYKDDLEKLKGKNAKEKYEKLAIADIALAADKLEPLYRANKDCGFISIEIDPMLCDDVSASVSEGRRLYESIGKENVMIKVPATQAGYAIMGELAKAGIHINATLIFSQEQARQCATVLNENLRDEARGVISVFVSRFDSVVDTSSQAHLIKSCFVDSFAHLLDSGESSAKSSADFAPCPALGALNAFACYDEIEQVANPHIRTLFASTGAKLEGLPKDYYITNLVAPHCVNTAPLATIEAFWERANSANGVERIFRWQSEQGSGQGSKQVGEQGKKALESIAKLNLGGKTLSQIQNALLSNGLQAFKDAFLQMLKGLENR; encoded by the coding sequence ATGAGTAGCAAAGAGCTAAAAGATTTTAGTCTATGGTGTGATTTTGTGGAGAGGGAGTTTTTGGAGTGTGAGTTTGGCAGGCTTTTGGAGCAGGGCAAGTTTGTAGGAGCTACGAGCAATCCTAGCATTTTTGCTAGTGCGATTGGCACTTCTGGGGCGTATAAAGATGATTTAGAAAAGCTAAAGGGCAAAAATGCCAAAGAGAAATACGAGAAGCTAGCTATCGCAGATATTGCCCTAGCAGCAGATAAGCTAGAGCCTTTGTATCGGGCGAATAAGGATTGTGGGTTTATAAGCATAGAGATAGACCCTATGCTATGTGATGATGTGAGTGCGAGCGTGAGCGAGGGGAGGCGACTATATGAGAGTATAGGCAAAGAAAATGTGATGATAAAGGTCCCTGCCACACAAGCGGGATATGCCATAATGGGTGAGCTAGCAAAAGCAGGAATCCACATAAATGCTACGCTGATTTTTAGCCAAGAGCAAGCTAGGCAATGCGCTACCGTGCTAAATGAGAATCTACGCGATGAAGCTAGAGGAGTGATAAGCGTGTTTGTTTCGCGATTTGATAGTGTGGTAGATACAAGCTCGCAAGCGCATCTCATAAAATCTTGCTTTGTGGATTCTTTTGCGCATTTGCTAGATTCTGGGGAATCTAGCGCAAAGTCTAGTGCGGATTTCGCACCTTGTCCAGCACTTGGCGCGCTAAATGCTTTTGCGTGCTATGATGAGATAGAACAGGTGGCAAATCCACATATCCGCACGCTATTTGCCTCCACAGGTGCAAAGCTAGAGGGGCTGCCTAAGGATTATTATATTACCAACCTTGTAGCACCTCATTGTGTGAATACCGCGCCTTTGGCTACTATTGAGGCATTTTGGGAGCGGGCTAATAGCGCAAATGGTGTTGAGAGGATTTTTAGGTGGCAGAGCGAGCAAGGGAGTGGGCAAGGTAGTAAGCAAGTGGGAGAACAGGGAAAAAAAGCCCTAGAATCTATCGCAAAACTAAATCTAGGTGGAAAAACTCTAAGCCAAATCCAAAATGCACTTTTATCAAATGGCTTGCAGGCGTTTAAAGACGCATTTTTGCAAATGCTAAAAGGGCTAGAAAATAGATGA
- the dnaJ gene encoding molecular chaperone DnaJ: protein MESFDYYEILEIERTGDKEIIKKAYRKMALKYHPDRNPDDKAAEEKFKQINEAYEVLSDDNKRAIYDKYGKDGLEQQGFGFSGTDFSSIFDDLGSIFGQAFGFGSGRGRNRSDEKYSPDFIDRLDLTFKEAVFGCKKKVSTHYKKSCKACNGSGSEGGKVEQCKECGGRGQVFSRHGIMAIGQTCPKCRGEGQVITNPCKECKGEGFRIEKQDFDIDVPAGVDDEMRLRASGKGNELKNGRRGDLYLVIYVKEDEHFLRHGSDIYIEVPVFFTQIILGAKIPIPSLRGENLELNLPPNTKDKEQFMFAGEGIKEVNSSRKGRLIAQVKITYPTSLNSEQKELVEKLHSSFGIASEPYSNVFEEAINKIKGWFSDKKS from the coding sequence ATGGAGAGTTTTGATTATTATGAGATTTTAGAGATTGAGCGCACAGGAGACAAAGAAATCATCAAAAAAGCCTATCGCAAAATGGCTCTAAAATACCACCCCGATAGAAATCCAGATGATAAAGCAGCTGAAGAGAAATTTAAGCAAATAAATGAAGCCTATGAAGTGCTAAGCGATGACAACAAACGCGCAATCTATGATAAATACGGCAAGGACGGGCTAGAGCAGCAAGGCTTTGGATTTAGCGGGACGGATTTTAGCTCGATTTTTGATGATTTGGGAAGTATATTTGGACAGGCGTTTGGATTTGGCAGTGGCAGAGGACGAAATAGAAGCGATGAGAAATACAGCCCAGACTTTATAGACCGACTTGACTTGACATTTAAAGAAGCGGTTTTTGGGTGTAAGAAAAAAGTATCCACACACTATAAAAAATCCTGCAAAGCCTGCAATGGCAGTGGAAGCGAGGGAGGCAAAGTCGAGCAATGCAAAGAGTGCGGAGGCAGAGGGCAGGTGTTTAGCAGGCACGGGATTATGGCGATAGGGCAGACTTGCCCTAAATGCAGAGGCGAAGGACAAGTCATCACAAATCCCTGCAAAGAGTGCAAGGGAGAGGGATTCCGCATAGAAAAGCAAGACTTTGACATAGATGTCCCAGCGGGTGTCGATGATGAGATGAGGCTACGCGCTAGTGGCAAAGGCAATGAGCTAAAAAACGGGCGTAGAGGGGATTTGTATCTAGTGATTTATGTCAAAGAAGATGAGCATTTCTTGCGACACGGAAGCGATATTTATATAGAAGTGCCTGTGTTTTTCACACAAATCATCTTAGGAGCGAAAATCCCTATTCCCTCTTTGCGTGGCGAAAATCTAGAGCTAAACCTCCCGCCAAACACCAAAGACAAAGAGCAGTTTATGTTCGCAGGAGAGGGGATAAAAGAAGTAAACTCATCACGCAAAGGCAGGCTAATCGCCCAAGTCAAAATCACCTACCCCACCTCGCTAAATAGCGAACAAAAAGAGCTAGTAGAAAAACTACATTCTAGCTTTGGAATCGCCAGTGAACCATATAGCAATGTATTTGAAGAAGCGATAAACAAAATCAAAGGGTGGTTTAGCGACAAAAAAAGCTAA
- a CDS encoding TIGR01212 family radical SAM protein (This family includes YhcC from E. coli K-12, an uncharacterized radical SAM protein.): MSNAIKPLIPTRELLTIGRYFKSRFGERVRKIPISLSGFTCPNIDGSKSKGGCIYCDNASFSPSFIKVQNPTHKSTTKPTASLTQTKIPPTTMHFALESNPLLKTQLEELEEQFLWHAEFHKRKFGVQKYMVYFQSFSNTYAHPRTLKALWDKALSFDGVVGLNIGTRVDCVENSVLEILGEYVKNGKEIWLEYGVQTVSEHTLKLINRAHSIEGVQELFTRTRKKGIKVCAHLIYGLPNEDKEMMLTSLETTLKWGIDALKIHPLYVIAGTQLAKMYEAGKYEPIDLDSYIELVVHSIALIPSEIIIERISAGAHIDSLLAPKWCFDKNIQMRLLRERLLEIGIEY, translated from the coding sequence ATGTCAAATGCAATAAAGCCCTTGATACCCACACGCGAGCTACTAACTATCGGGAGGTATTTTAAGAGCAGATTTGGCGAGCGAGTGAGAAAGATTCCTATATCTCTATCTGGCTTTACTTGCCCAAATATCGATGGTAGCAAGTCAAAAGGTGGGTGCATTTATTGTGATAATGCGAGCTTTTCACCTAGCTTCATAAAAGTGCAAAATCCCACTCACAAATCCACCACAAAACCCACTGCAAGTCTTACTCAAACCAAAATCCCACCCACAACAATGCACTTCGCACTAGAATCAAACCCACTGCTAAAGACACAGCTAGAGGAGCTAGAGGAGCAGTTTTTGTGGCACGCGGAGTTTCACAAGCGCAAGTTTGGCGTGCAAAAATATATGGTGTATTTCCAATCTTTTAGCAACACTTATGCCCACCCGCGCACGCTAAAGGCACTATGGGATAAGGCACTTAGCTTTGATGGTGTAGTGGGGCTAAACATCGGCACGCGCGTAGATTGCGTAGAAAATAGTGTGCTAGAGATATTGGGCGAGTATGTAAAAAATGGCAAAGAAATATGGCTAGAGTATGGAGTCCAAACCGTATCAGAGCACACACTAAAGCTCATAAATCGCGCTCATAGCATAGAGGGCGTGCAAGAGCTATTTACACGCACTCGCAAAAAAGGCATAAAAGTCTGCGCTCATCTCATCTATGGACTACCAAATGAGGACAAAGAAATGATGCTAACCTCCCTAGAAACCACCCTAAAATGGGGAATAGACGCACTAAAAATCCACCCGCTCTATGTCATAGCTGGCACACAGCTAGCAAAAATGTATGAAGCGGGGAAGTATGAACCCATCGATTTGGACTCATATATAGAGCTAGTCGTGCACTCTATCGCGCTTATCCCTAGTGAGATTATCATTGAGCGGATAAGTGCTGGGGCGCATATAGATAGCCTGCTTGCGCCAAAATGGTGCTTTGACAAAAATATCCAAATGCGACTTTTGCGTGAAAGACTGCTAGAAATAGGTATAGAGTATTAG
- the topA gene encoding type I DNA topoisomerase, with protein sequence MQNQKNLVKKTSTKSTSTTSSKKTTKTIAESSTKTATKTSTKSPKSTQNLIIVESPAKAKTIKNFLGQGYEVIASKGHIRDLPKFSFGIKIENKHFTPQYTIDEGHKDTIAQIKALAKNAKTTYIATDEDREGEAIGYHITQALDSSKPLSSYPRIVFHEITKTAISNALASPREIDMDKVNAQQARRLLDRIVGFKLSGLISSKISKGLSAGRVQSAALKIIVDKEREIRAFIPQDFFTISAVFDNVESELVIYKGKKLQKLDISSQSKADEMLEHLKSSSYTIAQITHKEKKVSTPPPFMTSTLQQAASSGLSYSPTRTMSIAQRLYEGVQTDKGTMGVITYMRTDSLNIAKEATQAARAHLAKVYGDKYVPQKPKIYTSKSKGAQEAHEAIRPTNIDFTPQIAKGYLKPDELKLYTLIYNRFLASQSEDALYETQTVSFATKTSPSEVSEFRANGRKLIFDGFYKILGNEDKDKLLPDLKQGEDITPSKIAASKHTTEPPARYSEASLIKTLESLGIGRPSTYAPTVSLLVNREYISIQNRALIPQDSAFSVIELLEAHFNEIVDSAFSAGMEEKLDSIALKNASWQEVLWDFYEPFIAKIEQGKTNIASQKLAKPTGESCPQCGKELIVRKSRYGEFVGCSGYPKCKYIKRESSDLGSASGEVSEANGVCEKCGKPMVKKMSKRGEFLACSGYPACKNAKSLGEKKEAIALEGIACPECGKESIVQRMGRRGAFYGCKNYPKCKFTSPLKPTNTKCQKCGNIMGEKSLKSGEFLECLKCKNRVEA encoded by the coding sequence ATGCAAAATCAAAAAAATCTAGTCAAAAAAACTTCTACAAAATCAACCTCCACAACCTCCTCTAAAAAAACCACCAAAACAATAGCAGAATCTAGCACTAAAACAGCCACCAAAACTTCGACAAAATCTCCAAAATCCACCCAAAATCTAATCATAGTAGAATCTCCAGCAAAGGCAAAAACTATCAAAAATTTTCTAGGGCAGGGCTATGAAGTCATCGCTTCAAAGGGGCATATCCGCGATTTGCCAAAGTTCTCATTTGGAATCAAAATAGAAAACAAACACTTCACGCCACAATACACCATAGATGAGGGACACAAAGACACGATAGCGCAGATAAAAGCCCTTGCCAAAAATGCAAAAACCACCTATATCGCTACCGATGAGGATAGAGAGGGTGAAGCCATAGGCTATCATATTACTCAAGCACTTGATTCTAGCAAGCCACTATCTAGCTACCCTAGAATCGTATTTCACGAAATCACAAAAACAGCAATAAGTAACGCCCTAGCTAGCCCGCGAGAAATCGATATGGATAAAGTAAATGCCCAGCAAGCAAGGCGATTGCTTGATAGAATCGTAGGATTTAAGCTAAGCGGGCTTATTTCTAGCAAAATCTCAAAAGGACTATCCGCAGGGCGTGTCCAATCCGCCGCACTAAAAATCATCGTGGATAAAGAGCGCGAAATCCGCGCATTTATCCCACAGGATTTTTTCACTATTAGCGCGGTGTTTGATAATGTAGAATCCGAGCTAGTCATATACAAAGGCAAAAAACTCCAAAAACTAGATATTAGCTCTCAAAGCAAGGCAGATGAAATGCTAGAGCACCTAAAAAGCTCAAGCTACACCATAGCCCAAATCACGCACAAAGAAAAGAAAGTATCCACTCCGCCACCGTTTATGACTTCTACACTTCAGCAAGCTGCTTCTTCGGGGCTAAGCTACTCTCCTACACGCACGATGAGTATCGCCCAAAGATTATATGAGGGTGTCCAAACAGACAAAGGCACGATGGGTGTCATCACATATATGCGGACAGATAGTCTAAATATCGCAAAAGAAGCCACACAAGCTGCTAGAGCGCACTTAGCAAAAGTCTATGGGGATAAATATGTCCCACAAAAACCCAAAATATACACAAGCAAATCCAAAGGTGCGCAAGAAGCCCACGAAGCGATACGACCTACAAATATTGATTTTACTCCACAAATCGCCAAAGGCTATCTAAAACCCGATGAACTAAAGCTCTACACCCTCATTTACAATCGCTTTTTAGCCTCCCAAAGCGAAGACGCACTCTATGAAACCCAAACCGTTAGCTTTGCGACAAAGACTAGCCCAAGTGAAGTTAGTGAATTTCGCGCAAATGGTAGGAAGCTAATTTTTGATGGATTTTACAAAATACTAGGCAATGAGGATAAAGACAAACTTTTGCCAGATTTGAAGCAAGGAGAGGATATAACCCCAAGTAAAATCGCTGCTAGCAAGCACACCACTGAGCCACCTGCACGATATAGCGAGGCAAGCCTTATCAAAACGCTAGAATCACTTGGTATAGGGCGTCCTAGCACTTATGCGCCCACAGTCAGCCTGCTTGTAAATCGAGAATACATATCTATACAAAATCGCGCACTTATCCCCCAAGATAGTGCGTTTAGCGTGATAGAGTTACTAGAAGCGCATTTTAATGAAATCGTAGATAGTGCTTTTAGCGCGGGAATGGAAGAAAAGCTAGATTCTATCGCGCTAAAAAATGCTTCGTGGCAAGAAGTGCTGTGGGATTTCTATGAGCCTTTTATCGCCAAAATTGAGCAGGGCAAAACAAATATCGCAAGCCAAAAGCTAGCCAAACCCACAGGAGAATCCTGCCCACAATGTGGCAAAGAACTCATCGTGCGAAAATCACGGTATGGCGAATTTGTAGGGTGTAGTGGCTATCCAAAATGCAAATACATAAAAAGAGAATCTAGCGACTTGGGAAGTGCTAGCGGTGAGGTAAGCGAAGCAAACGGTGTGTGTGAGAAATGTGGCAAACCAATGGTAAAAAAGATGAGCAAAAGAGGGGAGTTTCTAGCGTGTAGTGGCTATCCAGCGTGCAAAAACGCTAAGTCATTGGGCGAAAAAAAGGAAGCAATCGCACTAGAGGGCATAGCCTGCCCAGAATGTGGCAAAGAATCTATCGTGCAACGAATGGGGAGAAGAGGTGCTTTTTATGGTTGCAAAAACTACCCAAAATGCAAATTTACCTCCCCACTAAAGCCTACAAACACCAAGTGTCAAAAATGCGGCAACATAATGGGCGAAAAATCCCTAAAAAGTGGCGAGTTTTTGGAATGCTTGAAATGCAAAAATAGGGTAGAAGCTTAG
- a CDS encoding peroxiredoxin: MAESTKTSTKSPRLQAGDSAPDFSLPNAQGVKVSLQDFGSKIIVLYFYPKDNTSGCTIQAQDFSNLLSDFLAKNAVVIGISPDSTKSHQNFIDKYSLAHILLSDGDKSVASSYFAYGKKMMYGKEVQGIIRSTFVVQNGKILHALYNVKAKGHAQAVLELL, translated from the coding sequence ATGGCAGAATCCACAAAAACTAGCACAAAAAGCCCTAGACTTCAAGCGGGCGATAGCGCACCTGATTTTAGCTTGCCAAACGCACAAGGCGTAAAAGTTAGCTTGCAAGATTTTGGTAGCAAAATCATTGTGCTATATTTTTATCCCAAAGACAACACTTCAGGCTGCACCATACAAGCCCAAGATTTTAGCAATCTTTTAAGCGATTTTCTTGCCAAAAACGCCGTAGTAATCGGCATAAGCCCTGATAGCACAAAATCTCATCAAAATTTCATCGACAAATATAGCCTAGCTCATATCCTCCTAAGCGATGGCGATAAAAGTGTGGCTAGCTCTTACTTTGCCTATGGCAAAAAAATGATGTATGGCAAAGAAGTGCAAGGGATTATCCGCTCAACCTTTGTCGTGCAAAATGGCAAAATCCTCCACGCACTCTATAATGTCAAAGCAAAAGGACACGCACAAGCCGTGCTAGAGCTACTCTAG
- the serB gene encoding phosphoserine phosphatase SerB, protein MDSSVISPKGLKLAVFDFDSTLMDGETIDELAKDFGVGNEVSAITHRAMSGELDFFESLQKRVEFLRGMSESRAKEICENLPLMNGAKKCVQSLKKRGIIVVCFSGGFSLATRHFAKVLGLEADFSNILHAKNGYLSGQVGGEMMFSDSKGIMLKKVQNLLRIDESSTMVVGDGANDISMFAYAGVRVAFCAKEVLKKSANVVIENRDLVEILEHI, encoded by the coding sequence ATGGATTCTAGCGTGATTTCGCCAAAAGGGCTAAAACTAGCCGTGTTTGACTTTGACTCTACGCTAATGGATGGCGAAACCATAGATGAGCTAGCAAAAGATTTTGGTGTGGGAAATGAAGTGAGTGCTATAACACATCGTGCAATGTCTGGCGAGCTAGATTTTTTTGAGAGCTTGCAAAAGCGAGTGGAATTTTTGCGCGGAATGAGTGAATCTAGGGCAAAAGAGATATGTGAGAATCTACCTTTGATGAATGGCGCAAAAAAATGCGTGCAATCACTAAAAAAGCGTGGAATCATCGTAGTGTGCTTTAGTGGTGGGTTTAGCCTTGCGACTAGACATTTTGCCAAAGTTCTTGGACTAGAGGCGGATTTTAGCAATATATTGCACGCGAAAAATGGCTATTTAAGCGGGCAAGTGGGAGGGGAAATGATGTTTAGCGATTCTAAGGGCATAATGCTAAAAAAAGTCCAAAATCTACTAAGAATAGATGAATCTAGCACTATGGTGGTAGGCGATGGGGCAAATGACATAAGTATGTTTGCTTATGCTGGTGTAAGGGTGGCTTTTTGTGCCAAAGAAGTGCTAAAAAAAAGCGCGAATGTTGTGATTGAAAATCGTGATTTAGTAGAGATTTTAGAGCATATTTAG